The Corynebacterium mycetoides genome includes the window AGCTGGTACGCCATGCGGGAGGTGCCGTAAATCTGCGCGTTGAACGCCGAGAGCAGCGCGAGCACGATGACCGCCTCCATGAAGCCGACGGCGCCGGGGATGTTGGCCATGTCCAGCACCTGGGTGAAGGGGGAGTCGGCGGCGGAATCGGCGGCGTCGATACGCGAATACGGCAGGAGCAAGATGATGACGATGACGGACCCGATGTAGAACAGCCCGATGCGCCAGATGATCGAGCTCACCGCCCGCTTGACGGCGCGGGCCGGGTTCTCGGACTCCGCCGCCGCGATCGTGACCACCTCGATGCCGCCGAAGGCGAACGCCACGGCGAGCAGCCCGGCGGCCACGCCGGAAAGACCGTTCGGGGCGAAGCCCGACTCGGCGATGTTGCCGAAACCGACGAAGCTCGTGCCCGGGAGCAGGCCCAAAAAGAGCGCGACGCCGACGATGATGAAGCCCACGATGACGACGACCTTGATCATGGCGAACCAGTACTCGAACTCACCGAACCCCTTGACCTGGGACAGGTTGATCGCCGCGAAGAACACCACCGTGACCAGCGCCGGAACCCACTGCGGGACGTCGAACCAGGCGGACATGATCGCCGCCGCGCCGGTGATCTCGGCACCGCCGACCATGATGAGCAAAAACCAGTACAGCCAGCCGAGCAGGAAGCCGGCCCAGTCGCCGAACGCTTTGCGGCCGTAGGTGGCGAATGAGCCCGGGGACGGGTCGGCGGCGGCCATCTCGCCGAGCATGCGCATGACGCA containing:
- a CDS encoding amino acid permease — translated: MSTKAGTNQSPTLGTGLKSRHLTLMGLGMAVGAGLFLGVGAGIRAAGPAILVAYLIAGAIVVCVMRMLGEMAAADPSPGSFATYGRKAFGDWAGFLLGWLYWFLLIMVGGAEITGAAAIMSAWFDVPQWVPALVTVVFFAAINLSQVKGFGEFEYWFAMIKVVVIVGFIIVGVALFLGLLPGTSFVGFGNIAESGFAPNGLSGVAAGLLAVAFAFGGIEVVTIAAAESENPARAVKRAVSSIIWRIGLFYIGSVIVIILLLPYSRIDAADSAADSPFTQVLDMANIPGAVGFMEAVIVLALLSAFNAQIYGTSRMAYQLALDGNAPAWLRGTNAQGVPINSVLVSVFFAFVSVGLQWWNPPGLLAFLMSAVGGCLMVTWIMITLSYAKLRPTLAGDDIAVSPRWLPWVTLAALVAIVALMLFDAAARGQIIAVLALSAFLVLLSQLGGRRTRGRAEK